One part of the Eptesicus fuscus isolate TK198812 chromosome 2, DD_ASM_mEF_20220401, whole genome shotgun sequence genome encodes these proteins:
- the PCDH7 gene encoding protocadherin-7 isoform X3, producing the protein MLRMRTTGWARGWCLGCCLLLPLSLSLAAAKQLLRYRLAEEGPADVRIGNVASDLGIVTGSGEVTFSLESGSEYLKIDNLTGELSTSERRIDREKLPQCQMIFDENECFLDFEVSVIGPSQSWVDLFEGRVIVLDINDNTPTFPSPVLTLTVEENRPVGTLYLLPTATDRDFGRNGIERYELLQEPGGGGGGGGEGRRAGAADSAPYPGGGGNGASGGGGGGGGGSKRRLDAPEGGGGGGANAGGRSSVFELQVADTPDGEKQPQLIVKGALDREQRDSYELTLRVRDGGDPPRSSQAILRVLITDVNDNSPRFEKSVYEADLAENSAPGTPILQLRAADLDVGVNGQIEYVFGAATESVRRLLRLDETSGWLSVLHRIDREEVNQLRFTVMARDRGQPPKTDKATVVLVIKDENDNVPSIEIRKIGRIPLKDGVASVAEDVLVDTPIALVQVSDRDQGENGVVTCTVVGDVPFQLKPASDTEGDQNKKKYFLHTSAPLDYEATREFNVVIVAVDSGSPSLSSNNSLLVKVGDTNDNPPVFDRSVVEVYFPENNIPGERVATVLATDADSGKNAEIAYSLDDPSVTGVFAIDPDSGDILVQAVLDREQTDRYEFKVSAKDKGLPGLQGSTTVIVQVADRNDNDPKFMQDVFTFYVKENLQPNSPVGMVTVMDADKGRNAEMSLYVEESSNIFSIENDTGTIYSTVSFDREHQTTYTFRVKAVDGGDPPRSATATVSLFVMDENDNAPTVTLPRNLTYTLLPPSSSVRTVVATVLATDSDDGVNADLNYSIVGGNPFKLFEIDPTSGVVSLVGKLTQKHYGLHRLVVQVNDSGQPSQSTTALVHVFVNESVSNATVIDSQIARSLHTPLTQDIAGDPSYEISKQRLSIVIGVVAGIMTVILIILIVVMARYCRSKNKNGYEAGKKDHEDFFTPQQHDKSKKPKKDKKNKKSKQPLYSSIVTVEASKPNGQRYDSVNEKLSDSPSMGRYRSVNGGPGSPDLARHYKSSSPLPTVQLHPQSPTAGKKHQAVQDLPPANTFVGAGDNISIGSDHCSEYSCQTNNKYSKQVDSVQTTNPPGHTEESCKMNVCARK; encoded by the coding sequence ATGCTGAGGATGCGGACCACGGGATGGGCGCGCGGCTGGTGCCTGGGCTGCTGCCTCCTCTTGCCGCTCTCGCTCAGCCTGGCCGCCGCCAAGCAACTGCTCCGGTACCGACTGGCCGAGGAGGGCCCCGCGGACGTCCGCATCGGCAACGTGGCCTCGGACCTGGGCATCGTGACGGGCTCGGGCGAGGTGACTTTCAGCCTGGAGTCGGGCTCGGAGTACCTGAAGATCGACAACCTCACGGGGGAGCTGAGCACGAGCGAGCGGCGGATTGACCGCGAGAAGCTGCCCCAGTGTCAGATGATCTTCGACGAGAACGAGTGCTTCCTGGACTTCGAGGTGTCGGTGATCGGGCCCTCGCAGAGCTGGGTGGACCTGTTCGAGGGTCGCGTCATCGTGCTGGACATCAACGACAACACGCCCACCTTCCCGTCGCCCGTGCTCACCCTCACGGTGGAGGAGAACCGGCCGGTGGGCACCCTGTACCTGCTGCCCACCGCCACCGACCGCGACTTCGGCCGCAACGGCATCGAGCGCTACGAGCTGCTCCAGGAGCccgggggaggcggcggcggcggcggcgagggtCGGCGCGCCGGGGCTGCCGACAGCGCCCCCTACCCCGGGGGCGGCGGGAACGGcgcgagcggcggcggcggcggcggcggcggcggctccaaGCGGCGTCTGGACGCACcggagggcggcggcggcggcggggccaaCGCGGGCGGCCGCAGCAGCGTGTTCGAGCTGCAGGTGGCCGACACCCCGGATGGCGAGAAGCAGCCGCAGCTGATCGTCAAGGGGGCGCTGGACCGCGAGCAGCGCGACTCGTACGAACTGACCCTGCGGGTGCGCGACGGCGGCGACCCGCCCCGCTCCTCCCAGGCCATCCTGCGGGTGCTCATCACCGACGTGAACGACAACAGCCCCCGCTTCGAGAAGAGCGTGTACGAGGCCGACCTGGCGGAGAACAGCGCCCCGGGGACCCCCATCCTGCAGCTGCGCGCCGCCGACCTGGACGTGGGGGTCAACGGGCAGATCGAGTACGTGTTCGGCGCGGCCACCGAGTCGGTGCGGCGGCTGCTGCGCCTGGACGAGACGTCGGGCTGGCTCAGCGTCCTGCACCGCATCGACCGCGAGGAAGTGAACCAGCTGCGCTTCACCGTCATGGCCCGCGACCGCGGGCAGCCCCCCAAGACCGACAAGGCCACCGTGGTCCTCGTCATCAAGGATGAGAACGACAACGTGCCGTCCATCGAGATCCGCAAGATCGGGCGCATCCCGCTCAAGGACGGGGTGGCCAGCGTGGCCGAGGACGTGCTGGTGGACACCCCCATCGCCCTGGTGCAGGTGTCCGACCGGGACCAAGGGGAGAACGGGGTGGTCACCTGCACGGTGGTGGGCGACGTGCCCTTCCAGCTCAAGCCGGCCAGCGACACGGAGGGCGACCAGAACAAGAAGAAGTACTTCCTGCACACCTCGGCCCCTCTGGACTACGAGGCCACCCGGGAGTTCAACGTGGTCATCGTGGCGGTGGACTCGGGCAGCCCCAGTCTCTCCAGCAACAACTCCCTGCTCGTCAAGGTGGGCGACACCAACGACAACCCGCCCGTATTCGACCGGTCGGTGGTGGAGGTGTACTTCCCCGAGAACAACATCCCGGGGGAGAGAGTGGCCACCGTGCTGGCCACCGACGCCGACAGCGGCAAGAACGCCGAGATCGCCTACTCGCTGGACGACCCCTCGGTGACGGGCGTCTTTGCCATCGATCCCGATTCCGGGGACATCCTGGTCCAGGCGGTGCTGGACCGCGAGCAGACGGACCGGTACGAGTTCAAAGTGAGCGCCAAAGACAAAGGCCTGCCGGGGCTGCAGGGCAGCACCACGGTGATCGTGCAGGTGGCCGACAGGAACGACAACGACCCCAAGTTCATGCAGGACGTCTTCACCTTTTACGTGAAGGAGAACTTGCAGCCCAACAGCCCCGTGGGGATGGTCACGGTGATGGACGCTGACAAGGGGCGCAACGCGGAGATGAGCCTGTACGTAGAGGAGAGCAGCAACATTTTTTCCATCGAAAACGACACGGGCACCATCTACTCCACCGTGTCTTTCGACCGCGAGCATCAGACCACCTACACGTTCAGAGTCAAGGCTGTGGACGGAGGCGATCCTCCCAGGTCAGCCACGGCCACCGTGTCTCTCTTTGTGATGGACGAAAACGACAATGCCCCCACGGTGACCCTCCCCAGAAACCTGACCTACACTCTGCTGCCACCTTCAAGTAGTGTCAGGACAGTGGTAGCCACGGTGCTGGCAACAGACAGCGATGATGGCGTCAATGCAGACCTTAACTACAGCATTGTGGGAGGGAATCCCTTCAAGCTCTTTGAGATCGACCCCACCAGTGGTGTGGTTTCCTTGGTGGGGAAGCTCACCCAGAAGCATTACGGCTTGCACAGGTTGGTGGTGCAAGTGAATGACAGTGGGCAGCCTTCCCAGTCCACCACAGCTCTGGTGCACGTGTTTGTCAACGAAAGTGTCTCTAATGCGACTGTGATTGACTCCCAGATAGCCAGGAGTTTGCACACCCCGCTCACCCAGGACATAGCCGGTGACCCAAGCTATGAAATTAGCAAACAGAGACTCAGCATTGTCATTGGGGTGGTTGCTGGAATTATGACAGTGATTCTGATCATCTTAATTGTAGTGATGGCCAGATACTGCCGGTCCAAGAACAAGAATGGCTATGAGGCTGGCAAAAAAGATCACGAAGACTTTTTTACACCCCAGCAGCATGACAAATCTAAGAAGCCCAAAaaggacaagaaaaacaaaaaatccaagcAGCCTCTCTACAGCAGCATTGTCACTGTAGAAGCTTCTAAACCAAATGGACAGAGGTACGACAGTGTCAACGAGAAGCTGTCAGACAGCCCCAGCATGGGCCGGTACCGATCCGTCAACGGTGGGCCTGGTAGTCCTGACCTGGCCAGGCATTACAAATCTAGCTCCCCATTGCCTACTGTCCAGCTTCACCCCCAGTCACCAACTGCAGGGAAAAAACACCAGGCCGTGCAAGATCTACCACCAGCCAACACATTTGTGGGAGCAGGAGACAACATTTCAATTGGATCAGATCACTGCTCTGAATACAGCTGTCAAACCAATAACAAGTACAGCAAACAG
- the PCDH7 gene encoding protocadherin-7 isoform X4, with amino-acid sequence MLRMRTTGWARGWCLGCCLLLPLSLSLAAAKQLLRYRLAEEGPADVRIGNVASDLGIVTGSGEVTFSLESGSEYLKIDNLTGELSTSERRIDREKLPQCQMIFDENECFLDFEVSVIGPSQSWVDLFEGRVIVLDINDNTPTFPSPVLTLTVEENRPVGTLYLLPTATDRDFGRNGIERYELLQEPGGGGGGGGEGRRAGAADSAPYPGGGGNGASGGGGGGGGGSKRRLDAPEGGGGGGANAGGRSSVFELQVADTPDGEKQPQLIVKGALDREQRDSYELTLRVRDGGDPPRSSQAILRVLITDVNDNSPRFEKSVYEADLAENSAPGTPILQLRAADLDVGVNGQIEYVFGAATESVRRLLRLDETSGWLSVLHRIDREEVNQLRFTVMARDRGQPPKTDKATVVLVIKDENDNVPSIEIRKIGRIPLKDGVASVAEDVLVDTPIALVQVSDRDQGENGVVTCTVVGDVPFQLKPASDTEGDQNKKKYFLHTSAPLDYEATREFNVVIVAVDSGSPSLSSNNSLLVKVGDTNDNPPVFDRSVVEVYFPENNIPGERVATVLATDADSGKNAEIAYSLDDPSVTGVFAIDPDSGDILVQAVLDREQTDRYEFKVSAKDKGLPGLQGSTTVIVQVADRNDNDPKFMQDVFTFYVKENLQPNSPVGMVTVMDADKGRNAEMSLYVEESSNIFSIENDTGTIYSTVSFDREHQTTYTFRVKAVDGGDPPRSATATVSLFVMDENDNAPTVTLPRNLTYTLLPPSSSVRTVVATVLATDSDDGVNADLNYSIVGGNPFKLFEIDPTSGVVSLVGKLTQKHYGLHRLVVQVNDSGQPSQSTTALVHVFVNESVSNATVIDSQIARSLHTPLTQDIAGDPSYEISKQRLSIVIGVVAGIMTVILIILIVVMARYCRSKNKNGYEAGKKDHEDFFTPQQHDKSKKPKKDKKNKKSKQPLYSSIVTVEASKPNGQRYDSVNEKLSDSPSMGRYRSVNGGPGSPDLARHYKSSSPLPTVQLHPQSPTAGKKHQAVQDLPPANTFVGAGDNISIGSDHCSEYSCQTNNKYSKQMRPPPYITVFG; translated from the coding sequence ATGCTGAGGATGCGGACCACGGGATGGGCGCGCGGCTGGTGCCTGGGCTGCTGCCTCCTCTTGCCGCTCTCGCTCAGCCTGGCCGCCGCCAAGCAACTGCTCCGGTACCGACTGGCCGAGGAGGGCCCCGCGGACGTCCGCATCGGCAACGTGGCCTCGGACCTGGGCATCGTGACGGGCTCGGGCGAGGTGACTTTCAGCCTGGAGTCGGGCTCGGAGTACCTGAAGATCGACAACCTCACGGGGGAGCTGAGCACGAGCGAGCGGCGGATTGACCGCGAGAAGCTGCCCCAGTGTCAGATGATCTTCGACGAGAACGAGTGCTTCCTGGACTTCGAGGTGTCGGTGATCGGGCCCTCGCAGAGCTGGGTGGACCTGTTCGAGGGTCGCGTCATCGTGCTGGACATCAACGACAACACGCCCACCTTCCCGTCGCCCGTGCTCACCCTCACGGTGGAGGAGAACCGGCCGGTGGGCACCCTGTACCTGCTGCCCACCGCCACCGACCGCGACTTCGGCCGCAACGGCATCGAGCGCTACGAGCTGCTCCAGGAGCccgggggaggcggcggcggcggcggcgagggtCGGCGCGCCGGGGCTGCCGACAGCGCCCCCTACCCCGGGGGCGGCGGGAACGGcgcgagcggcggcggcggcggcggcggcggcggctccaaGCGGCGTCTGGACGCACcggagggcggcggcggcggcggggccaaCGCGGGCGGCCGCAGCAGCGTGTTCGAGCTGCAGGTGGCCGACACCCCGGATGGCGAGAAGCAGCCGCAGCTGATCGTCAAGGGGGCGCTGGACCGCGAGCAGCGCGACTCGTACGAACTGACCCTGCGGGTGCGCGACGGCGGCGACCCGCCCCGCTCCTCCCAGGCCATCCTGCGGGTGCTCATCACCGACGTGAACGACAACAGCCCCCGCTTCGAGAAGAGCGTGTACGAGGCCGACCTGGCGGAGAACAGCGCCCCGGGGACCCCCATCCTGCAGCTGCGCGCCGCCGACCTGGACGTGGGGGTCAACGGGCAGATCGAGTACGTGTTCGGCGCGGCCACCGAGTCGGTGCGGCGGCTGCTGCGCCTGGACGAGACGTCGGGCTGGCTCAGCGTCCTGCACCGCATCGACCGCGAGGAAGTGAACCAGCTGCGCTTCACCGTCATGGCCCGCGACCGCGGGCAGCCCCCCAAGACCGACAAGGCCACCGTGGTCCTCGTCATCAAGGATGAGAACGACAACGTGCCGTCCATCGAGATCCGCAAGATCGGGCGCATCCCGCTCAAGGACGGGGTGGCCAGCGTGGCCGAGGACGTGCTGGTGGACACCCCCATCGCCCTGGTGCAGGTGTCCGACCGGGACCAAGGGGAGAACGGGGTGGTCACCTGCACGGTGGTGGGCGACGTGCCCTTCCAGCTCAAGCCGGCCAGCGACACGGAGGGCGACCAGAACAAGAAGAAGTACTTCCTGCACACCTCGGCCCCTCTGGACTACGAGGCCACCCGGGAGTTCAACGTGGTCATCGTGGCGGTGGACTCGGGCAGCCCCAGTCTCTCCAGCAACAACTCCCTGCTCGTCAAGGTGGGCGACACCAACGACAACCCGCCCGTATTCGACCGGTCGGTGGTGGAGGTGTACTTCCCCGAGAACAACATCCCGGGGGAGAGAGTGGCCACCGTGCTGGCCACCGACGCCGACAGCGGCAAGAACGCCGAGATCGCCTACTCGCTGGACGACCCCTCGGTGACGGGCGTCTTTGCCATCGATCCCGATTCCGGGGACATCCTGGTCCAGGCGGTGCTGGACCGCGAGCAGACGGACCGGTACGAGTTCAAAGTGAGCGCCAAAGACAAAGGCCTGCCGGGGCTGCAGGGCAGCACCACGGTGATCGTGCAGGTGGCCGACAGGAACGACAACGACCCCAAGTTCATGCAGGACGTCTTCACCTTTTACGTGAAGGAGAACTTGCAGCCCAACAGCCCCGTGGGGATGGTCACGGTGATGGACGCTGACAAGGGGCGCAACGCGGAGATGAGCCTGTACGTAGAGGAGAGCAGCAACATTTTTTCCATCGAAAACGACACGGGCACCATCTACTCCACCGTGTCTTTCGACCGCGAGCATCAGACCACCTACACGTTCAGAGTCAAGGCTGTGGACGGAGGCGATCCTCCCAGGTCAGCCACGGCCACCGTGTCTCTCTTTGTGATGGACGAAAACGACAATGCCCCCACGGTGACCCTCCCCAGAAACCTGACCTACACTCTGCTGCCACCTTCAAGTAGTGTCAGGACAGTGGTAGCCACGGTGCTGGCAACAGACAGCGATGATGGCGTCAATGCAGACCTTAACTACAGCATTGTGGGAGGGAATCCCTTCAAGCTCTTTGAGATCGACCCCACCAGTGGTGTGGTTTCCTTGGTGGGGAAGCTCACCCAGAAGCATTACGGCTTGCACAGGTTGGTGGTGCAAGTGAATGACAGTGGGCAGCCTTCCCAGTCCACCACAGCTCTGGTGCACGTGTTTGTCAACGAAAGTGTCTCTAATGCGACTGTGATTGACTCCCAGATAGCCAGGAGTTTGCACACCCCGCTCACCCAGGACATAGCCGGTGACCCAAGCTATGAAATTAGCAAACAGAGACTCAGCATTGTCATTGGGGTGGTTGCTGGAATTATGACAGTGATTCTGATCATCTTAATTGTAGTGATGGCCAGATACTGCCGGTCCAAGAACAAGAATGGCTATGAGGCTGGCAAAAAAGATCACGAAGACTTTTTTACACCCCAGCAGCATGACAAATCTAAGAAGCCCAAAaaggacaagaaaaacaaaaaatccaagcAGCCTCTCTACAGCAGCATTGTCACTGTAGAAGCTTCTAAACCAAATGGACAGAGGTACGACAGTGTCAACGAGAAGCTGTCAGACAGCCCCAGCATGGGCCGGTACCGATCCGTCAACGGTGGGCCTGGTAGTCCTGACCTGGCCAGGCATTACAAATCTAGCTCCCCATTGCCTACTGTCCAGCTTCACCCCCAGTCACCAACTGCAGGGAAAAAACACCAGGCCGTGCAAGATCTACCACCAGCCAACACATTTGTGGGAGCAGGAGACAACATTTCAATTGGATCAGATCACTGCTCTGAATACAGCTGTCAAACCAATAACAAGTACAGCAAACAG
- the PCDH7 gene encoding protocadherin-7 isoform X2, translating into MLRMRTTGWARGWCLGCCLLLPLSLSLAAAKQLLRYRLAEEGPADVRIGNVASDLGIVTGSGEVTFSLESGSEYLKIDNLTGELSTSERRIDREKLPQCQMIFDENECFLDFEVSVIGPSQSWVDLFEGRVIVLDINDNTPTFPSPVLTLTVEENRPVGTLYLLPTATDRDFGRNGIERYELLQEPGGGGGGGGEGRRAGAADSAPYPGGGGNGASGGGGGGGGGSKRRLDAPEGGGGGGANAGGRSSVFELQVADTPDGEKQPQLIVKGALDREQRDSYELTLRVRDGGDPPRSSQAILRVLITDVNDNSPRFEKSVYEADLAENSAPGTPILQLRAADLDVGVNGQIEYVFGAATESVRRLLRLDETSGWLSVLHRIDREEVNQLRFTVMARDRGQPPKTDKATVVLVIKDENDNVPSIEIRKIGRIPLKDGVASVAEDVLVDTPIALVQVSDRDQGENGVVTCTVVGDVPFQLKPASDTEGDQNKKKYFLHTSAPLDYEATREFNVVIVAVDSGSPSLSSNNSLLVKVGDTNDNPPVFDRSVVEVYFPENNIPGERVATVLATDADSGKNAEIAYSLDDPSVTGVFAIDPDSGDILVQAVLDREQTDRYEFKVSAKDKGLPGLQGSTTVIVQVADRNDNDPKFMQDVFTFYVKENLQPNSPVGMVTVMDADKGRNAEMSLYVEESSNIFSIENDTGTIYSTVSFDREHQTTYTFRVKAVDGGDPPRSATATVSLFVMDENDNAPTVTLPRNLTYTLLPPSSSVRTVVATVLATDSDDGVNADLNYSIVGGNPFKLFEIDPTSGVVSLVGKLTQKHYGLHRLVVQVNDSGQPSQSTTALVHVFVNESVSNATVIDSQIARSLHTPLTQDIAGDPSYEISKQRLSIVIGVVAGIMTVILIILIVVMARYCRSKNKNGYEAGKKDHEDFFTPQQHDKSKKPKKDKKNKKSKQPLYSSIVTVEASKPNGQRYDSVNEKLSDSPSMGRYRSVNGGPGSPDLARHYKSSSPLPTVQLHPQSPTAGKKHQAVQDLPPANTFVGAGDNISIGSDHCSEYSCQTNNKYSKQPFRRVTFSVVSQPQDPHQGSLQSCYDSGLEESETPSSKSSSGPRLGALPLPEDNYERTTPDGSVGEAEHMENGVAAITTLPFLPFPHGKTHGRRVLLRPLH; encoded by the coding sequence ATGCTGAGGATGCGGACCACGGGATGGGCGCGCGGCTGGTGCCTGGGCTGCTGCCTCCTCTTGCCGCTCTCGCTCAGCCTGGCCGCCGCCAAGCAACTGCTCCGGTACCGACTGGCCGAGGAGGGCCCCGCGGACGTCCGCATCGGCAACGTGGCCTCGGACCTGGGCATCGTGACGGGCTCGGGCGAGGTGACTTTCAGCCTGGAGTCGGGCTCGGAGTACCTGAAGATCGACAACCTCACGGGGGAGCTGAGCACGAGCGAGCGGCGGATTGACCGCGAGAAGCTGCCCCAGTGTCAGATGATCTTCGACGAGAACGAGTGCTTCCTGGACTTCGAGGTGTCGGTGATCGGGCCCTCGCAGAGCTGGGTGGACCTGTTCGAGGGTCGCGTCATCGTGCTGGACATCAACGACAACACGCCCACCTTCCCGTCGCCCGTGCTCACCCTCACGGTGGAGGAGAACCGGCCGGTGGGCACCCTGTACCTGCTGCCCACCGCCACCGACCGCGACTTCGGCCGCAACGGCATCGAGCGCTACGAGCTGCTCCAGGAGCccgggggaggcggcggcggcggcggcgagggtCGGCGCGCCGGGGCTGCCGACAGCGCCCCCTACCCCGGGGGCGGCGGGAACGGcgcgagcggcggcggcggcggcggcggcggcggctccaaGCGGCGTCTGGACGCACcggagggcggcggcggcggcggggccaaCGCGGGCGGCCGCAGCAGCGTGTTCGAGCTGCAGGTGGCCGACACCCCGGATGGCGAGAAGCAGCCGCAGCTGATCGTCAAGGGGGCGCTGGACCGCGAGCAGCGCGACTCGTACGAACTGACCCTGCGGGTGCGCGACGGCGGCGACCCGCCCCGCTCCTCCCAGGCCATCCTGCGGGTGCTCATCACCGACGTGAACGACAACAGCCCCCGCTTCGAGAAGAGCGTGTACGAGGCCGACCTGGCGGAGAACAGCGCCCCGGGGACCCCCATCCTGCAGCTGCGCGCCGCCGACCTGGACGTGGGGGTCAACGGGCAGATCGAGTACGTGTTCGGCGCGGCCACCGAGTCGGTGCGGCGGCTGCTGCGCCTGGACGAGACGTCGGGCTGGCTCAGCGTCCTGCACCGCATCGACCGCGAGGAAGTGAACCAGCTGCGCTTCACCGTCATGGCCCGCGACCGCGGGCAGCCCCCCAAGACCGACAAGGCCACCGTGGTCCTCGTCATCAAGGATGAGAACGACAACGTGCCGTCCATCGAGATCCGCAAGATCGGGCGCATCCCGCTCAAGGACGGGGTGGCCAGCGTGGCCGAGGACGTGCTGGTGGACACCCCCATCGCCCTGGTGCAGGTGTCCGACCGGGACCAAGGGGAGAACGGGGTGGTCACCTGCACGGTGGTGGGCGACGTGCCCTTCCAGCTCAAGCCGGCCAGCGACACGGAGGGCGACCAGAACAAGAAGAAGTACTTCCTGCACACCTCGGCCCCTCTGGACTACGAGGCCACCCGGGAGTTCAACGTGGTCATCGTGGCGGTGGACTCGGGCAGCCCCAGTCTCTCCAGCAACAACTCCCTGCTCGTCAAGGTGGGCGACACCAACGACAACCCGCCCGTATTCGACCGGTCGGTGGTGGAGGTGTACTTCCCCGAGAACAACATCCCGGGGGAGAGAGTGGCCACCGTGCTGGCCACCGACGCCGACAGCGGCAAGAACGCCGAGATCGCCTACTCGCTGGACGACCCCTCGGTGACGGGCGTCTTTGCCATCGATCCCGATTCCGGGGACATCCTGGTCCAGGCGGTGCTGGACCGCGAGCAGACGGACCGGTACGAGTTCAAAGTGAGCGCCAAAGACAAAGGCCTGCCGGGGCTGCAGGGCAGCACCACGGTGATCGTGCAGGTGGCCGACAGGAACGACAACGACCCCAAGTTCATGCAGGACGTCTTCACCTTTTACGTGAAGGAGAACTTGCAGCCCAACAGCCCCGTGGGGATGGTCACGGTGATGGACGCTGACAAGGGGCGCAACGCGGAGATGAGCCTGTACGTAGAGGAGAGCAGCAACATTTTTTCCATCGAAAACGACACGGGCACCATCTACTCCACCGTGTCTTTCGACCGCGAGCATCAGACCACCTACACGTTCAGAGTCAAGGCTGTGGACGGAGGCGATCCTCCCAGGTCAGCCACGGCCACCGTGTCTCTCTTTGTGATGGACGAAAACGACAATGCCCCCACGGTGACCCTCCCCAGAAACCTGACCTACACTCTGCTGCCACCTTCAAGTAGTGTCAGGACAGTGGTAGCCACGGTGCTGGCAACAGACAGCGATGATGGCGTCAATGCAGACCTTAACTACAGCATTGTGGGAGGGAATCCCTTCAAGCTCTTTGAGATCGACCCCACCAGTGGTGTGGTTTCCTTGGTGGGGAAGCTCACCCAGAAGCATTACGGCTTGCACAGGTTGGTGGTGCAAGTGAATGACAGTGGGCAGCCTTCCCAGTCCACCACAGCTCTGGTGCACGTGTTTGTCAACGAAAGTGTCTCTAATGCGACTGTGATTGACTCCCAGATAGCCAGGAGTTTGCACACCCCGCTCACCCAGGACATAGCCGGTGACCCAAGCTATGAAATTAGCAAACAGAGACTCAGCATTGTCATTGGGGTGGTTGCTGGAATTATGACAGTGATTCTGATCATCTTAATTGTAGTGATGGCCAGATACTGCCGGTCCAAGAACAAGAATGGCTATGAGGCTGGCAAAAAAGATCACGAAGACTTTTTTACACCCCAGCAGCATGACAAATCTAAGAAGCCCAAAaaggacaagaaaaacaaaaaatccaagcAGCCTCTCTACAGCAGCATTGTCACTGTAGAAGCTTCTAAACCAAATGGACAGAGGTACGACAGTGTCAACGAGAAGCTGTCAGACAGCCCCAGCATGGGCCGGTACCGATCCGTCAACGGTGGGCCTGGTAGTCCTGACCTGGCCAGGCATTACAAATCTAGCTCCCCATTGCCTACTGTCCAGCTTCACCCCCAGTCACCAACTGCAGGGAAAAAACACCAGGCCGTGCAAGATCTACCACCAGCCAACACATTTGTGGGAGCAGGAGACAACATTTCAATTGGATCAGATCACTGCTCTGAATACAGCTGTCAAACCAATAACAAGTACAGCAAACAG